Within the Bacillus sp. FSL K6-3431 genome, the region TAATAGATAAAACGTGTGTTCATAATTTTGAACAAGATCTGCAAAAGCAGCATCCACTGCATCTTTTAACCGTGCTTGTCCTTCTGAAACAGCCACTACTTTAGCACCTAATAATTCCATCCGGAAAACGTTTAGTGCTTGGCGTTTTGTATCTTCTTCCCCCATATATATAGTACATTCCATACCAAACATCGCACAAACAGTAGCAGTTGCAACACCATGTTGACCAGCACCAGTCTCGGCAATGACACGTTTCGCTCCCATTCGTTTCGCTAGAAGAATTTGCCCCAACACATTATTAATTTTATGGGAGCCTGTATGATTTAAATCCTCCCTTTTCAAATAAATTTTTGCCCCGCCTAATTCCTTCGTTAGCCGTTCGGCAAAATAAAGAGGTGACTCTCTACCTACGTATTCCTGCAAATAATATTGAAATTCCTGATTAAACGCATCATCATTTTTATATTTTTCAAAGTTCTTATCTAAAATATCTAACACATTTTGAAGTTCAGGCGGAACAAAACTACCTCCAAATTCCCCAAAATATCCTTTTTCAAGCTGACTTGTCTTACTCATCTAAGCTCATCTCCTCTATTTATAAAGTGAAACTTCAATCAGTGGGGGTTCTCTATCATCCCACACTGATTGTTAGTTAAACCAATCGGGCCTTTACGGGCGTTGATACTCCACTTACTCTTCATTGCTTAAACCTGAATCCTTGAAGTGGGGGTTTTACTGCCCGTTAATTCTGCGATAAAAAAAAAAAGAGCCCCTCAGCCGATTAAAAAGGACGAGAAACCCGTGGTGCCACCTTTGTTCGTCTACTCTAAGTAAACGTACTTATTGTACGCAAACAAGCTTCCTCGTTCCATACCTTGCCTCTTTTATCGGTGAGACTATCCGCCATAACCTACTATTTATTCAGTCTGGATGCTCAGAAGTCCATTCAACAAAAACCCACACTGATTTCCACCAACCATCAGCTCTCTAAAGTGTTATTCTTGTCTACTCCTCTTCCTCTTCGCATACATTATATATTATGTTGATTTTATTACCTATTCAGAAAATAGTCAACCACTAATATCCCTTAATTATAGTTACTTGCACTAACACTCTGCCAATGATTCTCGATTTCATTTACTAATTCATCCATAGAACACGAAAGAATCTTTACTGGAATATTCACTTGCGCTTCAACAAGGCCTTTATTAAGTTTGTTCAGTACCCTTTTAATGCCATTTGAGCGATTTACTATTAAATTGGGATCTTGCGTTTTTATTCCGAGAAATAATTGTCCCGAAAAATAAATAAAATCAATATCCTCTATTTCTTCCCACTTAACTAAACCTGCTCCTATAAAACTGGATTGATCAAAAATACCTTCATTTGAGACAATTAAGGCGGGTTTTCGTTTGATTAATACGTTAATATAATAAATTAAGCATAATCCAAATATCACACCAGTAATTACACCGATAATCTTTAATAAGAGTCCCCCTGTCCCTGGGTCTCCGGACGACAATATGTAAAACAAAATGCCAAGCAGTAAAAATAGAAAAGATGCTAAACCTAACATGACAATTCTTCTTACTTTAGGATAAACAATAAAGTCATTCATCTTCAGAAAACTCCCCCGATAGATATTTCTTATTTTCTATCATTTTACCATTTTCGCTAAATAATGTTGCATTAATTAGCAAAAATTCTCATGAAGAATCCGACTTTTAATTATTTGGTTCGTAGGAATTTTTTAATGGAGAGGCATATACTTGATGGTTGCTGAATTTTCTAATAATATATACATAGGAACGCTATATGATAAACCGTTTGCATTGGAAGACGATCCAGTACATATTATTTATTCAGAGGAGCAAAAACGATGATAAAAAAAAGAGTTTCTATTGTTTTAGTTGGGATTAATGGATATGGAAGTGTGTATGTAAAAGAGCTATTAAACGCTAGTGAAGATGCGTACATAGTAGGTGTGGTTGACATTTTTCCAAATAAATCTAGGTATTATGATCAATTAGTAGAAAAAGACATTCCGATCTATGAATCTCTCCACGAATTTTATGCAAAATCAAAAGCGGATTTAGCAATCATTTCTACACCGATTCATTTACATAAAGAACAGTCCTGTTACGCGATGCTGAATGGAAGCCATGTATTATGTGAAAAGCCTGCAAGTGGAAATCCGCTTGATCTACAAAAGATGATCGATGTTCGTAATAGAACTGGAAAGTTTTTAGCAATCGGATTTAATTGGTCATTCACTCCCGCTGTTCAACAATTGAAACAGGATATTTTAGACGGTGTGTTTGGTAAGCCGAAACGAATGAAAGCGATTGTACTATGGCCACGCGATGAAGCTTATTACAACAGGTCCTCTTGGGCAGGAAAAAAATATAGTACTTCTGGTGAAATGATTTTTGATAGTGTCGCTAATAATGCGACATCCCATTTCTTGCATCATCTCTTTTATCTTTTAGGTCCAACAATAGATACAAGTTGTCATTTAAAAGATCTTACAGCAGAATTATATCGTGTAAATAATATTGAAACCTTTGATACTTGTGCCGTTCGGATCCATACAAAAGAAGAGACAGAAATATTATACTTCGCTTCACATGCAGTGAACAAGGAAGTCAATCCGCGTTATGAGTTAGTATTTGAACATGCCACTATCTCCTATCAAGCTGGCAATTCTATAGAGGCACATTTTGCTGACGGAACTTCAAAAAGCTATGCTGACCCAGGAGAGGACTCGCTTGCAAAGCTACAAATATGTATTGAAGCCGTAGCCAATAGCCATGGCCATATTTTATGTGGGATCGAAGCAGCTTCTTCCCATGTCTATAGTATAGAGGCAATGCATGAATCCGTGCCAACGATATCGACTTTTCCGGAAAAGCTTGTGAAATTTGAGCAACAAAGGAAATTACATTGGTTTGAAGGATTGGCCGAAACATTAATGGACTGTTACGATAACGAGGAGCTACCTAGTGATAGGGGCTTAAGTTGGAGTGAAAAAGGTAATAAAATAGATTTTGAATAGTAAGTACGAAAGCCAGATATAAGTGATATGTCTGGCTTTTACTCCTTTATTTCAGTATGGGTAACTACAAACACATATGATATTATGGATGCAATAGACATAAGCTAATTCAGCTATTAATTGCTATTTTCTTTGCTTTTGTTCGTATTGATATAAAGACTCCAACGATAATGACAAATGCACCGACCAATTGCAGTGTTTTAATACTATTACCTAAAATCAAAAAGGCAAAGACCATCGCTATAAATGGCTCTAAATTCAATAATAAGGCTGCTTTTGTAGCCCCTACCTTATGTATCGAATTATTCCATAAAAATGTACATAAACCATGCATGATAATTGCAGTAATGATGAGCAACGCCCAGTAACGAAATGGAACGGACCATACAAGAGATGTATTTTTCCACGGCACGAATGGGAGAAGAAATACAAGACCAAATATATTACTATACCAAGTGATGGTAGCCGGGTGAATCGATTTGGATAAATGCTGTATCAGGATTAAAAAAATAGAAAAAGATAGCATCGTCAAACCGATTAATAGTTCTCCTTTACCAATATGTGGGACAAAAAATGAACCTTTTGTAATGACTAACCATACACCTAATAAAGCAATAACAGAACCAGCCCAGAAAGGTAACTCCTTTCTTTCTTTAAACCAATAGGATGAAATTAATGCCGTGACAACAGGTGATAAAGCTAGTATTAATGCGGCTGTAACAGGTTCCGTATATTGCAAACTTGCATAAAAGCTCCATTGATTTATTGTTATACCACAAAAGCCAGCAACCGATAACCATATATATTGAAGCATATCTAACTTGCTTTTACGAACGTGGCGAAAGGTCACAAAGAAAAGAAATATAATAATGAATATAAGTCGAAAAAACGCAATGACGCTCGGATCAAAATTCCCCACTAGTATTGCTCCGAAGACAAAGTTACTCCCCCAAGCGACTACGCAGAATAATAAGATAAAGTATGTGATGAACGATTTATTCATTCTGTATAATAATCTCCTTCCTAAAAAAAGCTCCCTAGACCTAAGCTTAGGAAACACTTTTACCGCAAAAATCGCTACTGCCCATAAAAATGAAATCGGATATAATAATTTAGGCAGTACAACATTTTTTTCAAACGTACTAAGCTATTCTACTAAAACCCAATTTCCTTGTCTAATTTAAGCTTAGTAACAATTATCTCCACTCAAATATGCCCGCTTCTTCAATCAAGGAAGTACGAGCTGACTTGTTATATTTGATATTTAATCTTATTGATGATTACATTCTTTTTTCTAAGTCCAGTCATCCAGAAACAGGTAATAAAATCGATAAATGAAATAAACATTCTAATTCGATAAAAAAAATAGGCACCTCGTTTATGAGCGCCTATCTGATAATCACATTATCCCACTTCTTCTGAAACTGGTGTTACACGCTTTTCTACAAATAGTACTCCTAATGCATGATGTTCTCCTTCAAAAAGGGCACGTTGTAATAAGCGAACTTCCTTATTAACATCCAACACTTCAAGTTTGCAGTATGCCCGGTTAACGAGCAATGCCTCGTATAAATCCTGT harbors:
- a CDS encoding Gfo/Idh/MocA family protein, whose translation is MIKKRVSIVLVGINGYGSVYVKELLNASEDAYIVGVVDIFPNKSRYYDQLVEKDIPIYESLHEFYAKSKADLAIISTPIHLHKEQSCYAMLNGSHVLCEKPASGNPLDLQKMIDVRNRTGKFLAIGFNWSFTPAVQQLKQDILDGVFGKPKRMKAIVLWPRDEAYYNRSSWAGKKYSTSGEMIFDSVANNATSHFLHHLFYLLGPTIDTSCHLKDLTAELYRVNNIETFDTCAVRIHTKEETEILYFASHAVNKEVNPRYELVFEHATISYQAGNSIEAHFADGTSKSYADPGEDSLAKLQICIEAVANSHGHILCGIEAASSHVYSIEAMHESVPTISTFPEKLVKFEQQRKLHWFEGLAETLMDCYDNEELPSDRGLSWSEKGNKIDFE
- a CDS encoding DMT family transporter, translated to MNKSFITYFILLFCVVAWGSNFVFGAILVGNFDPSVIAFFRLIFIIIFLFFVTFRHVRKSKLDMLQYIWLSVAGFCGITINQWSFYASLQYTEPVTAALILALSPVVTALISSYWFKERKELPFWAGSVIALLGVWLVITKGSFFVPHIGKGELLIGLTMLSFSIFLILIQHLSKSIHPATITWYSNIFGLVFLLPFVPWKNTSLVWSVPFRYWALLIITAIIMHGLCTFLWNNSIHKVGATKAALLLNLEPFIAMVFAFLILGNSIKTLQLVGAFVIIVGVFISIRTKAKKIAINS
- a CDS encoding STM3941 family protein encodes the protein MNDFIVYPKVRRIVMLGLASFLFLLLGILFYILSSGDPGTGGLLLKIIGVITGVIFGLCLIYYINVLIKRKPALIVSNEGIFDQSSFIGAGLVKWEEIEDIDFIYFSGQLFLGIKTQDPNLIVNRSNGIKRVLNKLNKGLVEAQVNIPVKILSCSMDELVNEIENHWQSVSASNYN